In Thermodesulfobacteriota bacterium, the DNA window CCCGCAGCGTCCGGCGGGTGAGGCCCGTGATCTCGAGCACCTCGTGTACGCGGAAGAGCTTGACGGCGGGTCGCATGGGGTCCTCCGTCGGCCGGTTAAAGCTTTCCCCTCAGTTCCTCCAGGGTCTTCTTCACGTCCGGGGCGAGTTGCCGGGGCACCTGGAGCTCCACCTGGGCGTGGAGGTCGCCCCGGCCGGCCACGCCCTTGCCCCGGAGGCGAAACCGTTGCCCGGGCTGGGTGCCGGCGGGCACCTTCATGCGTACGGGCTCCCCGAGGGTCGGCACGAGAACCGTGCCGCCCAGGAGGGCGTCGAGCAAAGGCACCTCCACGGGGGTCACAAGGTCGTCCCCCTCCCGCCGGAAGCGCGGGTCCGGGCGCACCCGCACCCGGATGAAGAGGTCTCCCGGACTCGTGCCGTCGGCTCCGCCCTCGCCCTTGCCCGCGACCCGCACCCGGGAACCGTCGTCCACCCCTGCGGGGATGTGCACCCGGATGCGCTCGGCTTTGGGCTCGGTACCCCTGCCGGCGCACTTGGGGCAGGGGGAACCCGGGAGGCGGCCGGTGCCCCGGCATCGGGGGCAGGTCTGCTGGAGGGCGATGGGGCCGCGCTGGAGGTTTACCCGGCCCTTGCCCCCACACTGGGGGCAGGCGCCCCCTCCCGTGCCCGGCTGGTATCCTTGACCCGAGCACGCCCCGCAGGGGGCGGCGCGCCGGTAGGAGATCTCCTTC includes these proteins:
- the dnaJ gene encoding molecular chaperone DnaJ, encoding MAKRDYYEVLGVRRGASEDELKKAYRKLARKHHPDVNPGDKAAEEKFKEISEAYEVLTDPEKRRQYDAMGHAAFEGFRGRPGGPGEGFGAGGFEGFGPGAGQGFDFSDLFGDLFGQAQGFRSAGPRRGSDLEYELEVDFREAVLGTEKEISYRRAAPCGACSGQGYQPGTGGGACPQCGGKGRVNLQRGPIALQQTCPRCRGTGRLPGSPCPKCAGRGTEPKAERIRVHIPAGVDDGSRVRVAGKGEGGADGTSPGDLFIRVRVRPDPRFRREGDDLVTPVEVPLLDALLGGTVLVPTLGEPVRMKVPAGTQPGQRFRLRGKGVAGRGDLHAQVELQVPRQLAPDVKKTLEELRGKL